A genomic segment from Corythoichthys intestinalis isolate RoL2023-P3 chromosome 2, ASM3026506v1, whole genome shotgun sequence encodes:
- the LOC130912326 gene encoding transmembrane protein 106C-like — translation MGSLISRRDGSRPSTGAERQSGTCGRQTDETPPDSDDDSLDGLVRREDIAQFPYVEFTGRDSITCPACQGSGRIPSGQVNELVALIPYTDQRLQPQRTKLYVVLSVVLCFLASMLVAFFLFPRSVIVVDDGIRVVTVRFDPASFNIQMNLTSTLNFSNPNFFSVLVQSVSCQVLYMKNVIGTHLLNNVTTILPLSERQVNYTVSVEIGSSAPYVYAFCTMRSIKVHNILVFMQTSVKTSQMVRSSQNSLEAYHYVDCGSNTTYRHWHSFSTRSRV, via the exons ATGGGGAGTTTAATTTCTCGCCGTGACGGCAGCAGACCGTCGACTGGGGCCGAGAGGCAGAGCGGGACATGCGGGCGGCAAACTGACGAGACGCCGCCagactccgacgacgactccTTGGATGGGCTCGTCAGGAGGGAAGACATAGCCCAGTTTCCATATGTCGAGTTCACTGGCAGAGACAGCATTACGTGTCCGGCTTGTCAAGGAAGTGGACGCATCCCCTCAG GTCAAGTCAATGAACTGGTTGCACTAATCCCATATACCGATCAAAGGTTGCAGCCTCAAAGAAC CAAGCTCTACGTGGTTCTGTCCGTTGTGCTGTGTTTCCTTGCCTCCATGCTGGTGGCTTTCTTCCTTTTTCCACGTTCGGTTATTGTGGTGGATGACGGGATACGCGTGGTGACGGTGCGCTTCGACCCTGCTAGCTTTAACATCCAGATGAACTTGACG AGCACACTGAACTTCAGCAACCCAAACTTTTTCTCAGTACTGGTACAAAGTGTCAGCTGTCAGGTGCTATACATGAAGAATGTGATCGGTACGCATCTGCTTAATAACGTTACCACCATCCTACCACTTAGCGAGCGTCAG GTGAACTATACAGTCAGCGTGGAGATTGGCAGCAGTGCACCGTACGTCTA TGCCTTTTGCACCATGCGCAGCATCAAAGTCCACAACATCCTTGTTTTTATGCA AACCTCCGTGAAAACCTCACAGATGGTACGATCGTCCCAGAACAGCCTGGAGGCATACCACTATGTCGACTGTGGCTCTAACACAACGTACCGGCACTGGCACTCCTTCTCGACCCGCAGCCGGGTCTAA